From a region of the Kwoniella mangroviensis CBS 8507 chromosome 1 map unlocalized Ctg01, whole genome shotgun sequence genome:
- a CDS encoding pyridoxamine 5'-phosphate oxidase — translation MSTQHLYGTPAPHPSDQDQSSSTPSSSAPEKLHLTSHNQYKTPRLLRDNLHTNPLIQFNSWLSAALDPKDGQPIVKEPEAMTLSTSLPSGIPSSRIVLLKTVDEKGFVFFTNYNSRKSQELSNNPYASLAFYWREVSRQVRVVGKVEKVSRQESEEYFKSRPRGSQVGAWASPQSSAVQEGEVQQIVDEKTKEFGEEGEIDCPPHWGGWRIVPFEVEFWSGQPSRLHDRFKYTRPQDSQESQWEINRLAP, via the exons ATGTCGACGCAACATTTATACGGTACACCCGCCCCTCACCCATCcgaccaagatcaatcttcttccactccatcttcctccgcaCCTGAGAAGCTCCATCTCACTTCTCACAATCAATACAAGACCCCTCGACTCCTTCGAGACAATCTACACACCAATCCTCTAATTCAATTCAACAGCTGGCTCTCTGCCGCGCTCGATCCCAAAGATGGTCAACCCATTGTGAAAGAACCAGAAGCTATGACTTTATCTACCTCCCTTCCCAGTGGTATACCATCATCTAGGATCGTCTTACTGAAAACggtagatgagaaaggattTGTTTTCTTTACGAATTACAATTCACGTAAATCGCAAGAACTGTCCAATAACCCTTATGCAAGTTTGGCATTCTACTGGAGAGAGGTATCTCGTCAGGTTAGAGTGGTGGGTAAAGTCGAGAAAGTATCTAGGCAAGAATCGGAAGAGTACTTCAAAAGTAGACCTAGAGGTAGTCAAGTCGGGGCATGGGCTTCACCACAGAGTAGTGCTGTCCAGGAAGGGGAGGTGCAGCAGATTGTCGATGAGAAAACCAAAGAGtttggggaagaaggggagattGATTGTCCTCCACATTGGGGTGGATGGAGGATCGTACCTTT CGAGGTCGAATTTTGGTCTGGTCAACCATCGAGATTACACGATAGGTTCAAATATACCAGACCTCAAGACTCACAGGAGAGTCAATGGGAGATTAACAGGTTGGCTCCTTAA